Part of the Epinephelus fuscoguttatus linkage group LG24, E.fuscoguttatus.final_Chr_v1 genome, CAACCATTAGCTCTTAAGCGGATAAAAAGCGTCATTACGCTCCGTATTTTGAATTAAAACAACCTGTAATTAGCTGTTACCTTCTGGTCcggctgcctcaggtggagCAATATCCGTTTGTTGGATACAAAGATAACTGTTGTCGGAAGCGTGTCCACAAACTGCAACACTatccgtatgtgtgtgtgtgtgtgtgtgtgtgtgtgtgtgtgtgtgtgtggggctcCTGCTGACTGTCGCCGCAGCAGCGACAGGCGTCGGCCACGCCTCCTGCGTGCCACGCTGTGGCGTCATCACGCAGGCTCGTACGCATCacgtaggtttttttttttaaacaatgattttttttaaaaatatttatttaactgcAGATGAATTAATAGAAGTAGTAGAAGTAAGTTCATTAactcaaatcatttttaaaatataatattagataaataaatagttcattttccaaatatttactttatctaatacatttaaatatgtatttaactacagataaaaaaataacagaagtAGTAGAAGTAAGTTCATTTactcaaatcatttttaaaatataatattagataaataaatagttaattttgcaaatatttactttatctaatacatttaaatatttatttaactaCAGATGAATTAATAGAAGTAATAGAAGTAAGTTCATTTActcaaatcattttaaaatataatattagataaataaatagtttattttgcaaatatttacTCTATCCAACACATTTCAATATTTATGTAACTGCAGATGAATTAATAGAAGTAGTAGAAGTAAGTACAATTactcaaatcatttttaaaatataacattagataaataaatagtttGTTTTGGAAATATTTACTTTATCTAatgcatttaaatatttatatacatttttaaataattaaggtaacaatttgcatgtgtctttttaagtagttccaactgagtcttttataatctgacaaacaCAGTTGGTTTAGTccaaccaacatgatttgctttgaccttgagaaaccaacttaatatttatccagTAGTTGTGTTGATAATTACTGGTCATACTCCTGTATTTAAGATATTCTACCTTATTTAATTCCATTCTACTCAAATATGTAgcaatgtttttgattttgttgtaataaaacaaacatactgTCATGCTGAAAAACGTCTTTATTTTAACCAATATCCACAAACCccatgaaaaatattttagagTGACACTACATGTAGTACTAACTTGTACTTCTTGCATATTCATTGACTAACTTCTACTCCACCATATGTCAGAGGCAAATTTAGTTTACAGCTatagttactttacaatattgatgtttttactcACAAAACTTATCATGTTTGTACAATTAGTTCATGTGAGCCACTGTTTTAAAGTgagctgtcgccatcttgtggACGTTATTTGGCATTACAGATCTCAACACAAGAATCAAAGCTGTGCACAAACCTGCtgtgtccatgtttgttttggtctctcaGACTCTGATGCACTTAAAATCAAAAGAGTTTTTAAATAGCAACACGTAAGTGCAGCTGTTTTCATGTCACTGAGGCATGTATTCACAATGGGCTCCACCCAGTAGGCAGGACAAACACACAGGTGGTGTGACAAGCAGGTTCTGCAACAGTTGAAACAAGAACTGAGTTAAACAGGATCCTGCTAAGACTGTTTTTAGAAGGAGGACTTTCTTTCATTTCATCTGACCAAGACTTCAGTATGGCTTATTTTGTACACCTGGAACTGATATGTAATTGGGCATGGCATGCTGTGGCGTGAGGGCCTTAATGACAGCTGTTATTACAGGTCACTGACTGCACAGTAGACCTTTTTTCAATGCCTTGGGATTCATATAAGACACTCTGAGATCTGTGCTGCCCGGTGGCAATGGGGACCTTTGTTTTGCTTGAAGCCAAGACGGAGAGAGGAGTCCTCTGCATgcttctgctcctcttcctctgctgctttgGAGGGAAATGTGAGCTCCAGGAACCAAAACCTTCAGAGCCGACCAACTTCGCTGGGGTCCAACCTTTCCACCATGAGCTCGATGGGCCCCAGCCTTACCCCGAAGAGGAGAGGGGTCACCTTCCTGTGTTCACCATGGACTATCCACGGATCCAGGTCCCCTTTGAGTTTACACTGTGGGTGCTGCTGGCCTCTTTTGCCAAAATTGGTACGTGTGGAGGAATCACTTGTGTTCTGGGCATGGAGAAAAAAGGCTTGTGTCAGGGTTAGCCAATGGTGGAAAGTAACATAAGTACATTTACACATAACATTTTGAACGTGGGACGTTTACTTGTCAGAGAGTAATGTCAAACTGCAgtgttgctacttttacttaaagggtaactttggtattttccaacctggaccctattttatCGCGTTTTTGTGTTTACGTGAGTCATGgagacaacacttttttaaatgagTCCATTATTGAGTGAGAGTGCTTCAGCAGGGAGccgcgaaacaggctgcaatgtaactgattagggcatttgtgcaccatcaatttacgtccactaaaagtgcttgtttatGCCACTgccaggctcagattgttactcTAAATGTCTGACGTATAATTGAAAGGATCCCGACATGACACGCGTGAAGAAAACATGCACGAAATGAGAACAGAGTAGGCTCTTTGTCCATTTCCAGGGTCCTTAATTTTGTGGTTGGAGGCCAGAACCTTCTTCTCATAGCTTTGTCTTCCCTCCAGGTTTCCACATTTACCATAAAATCACCATCTGGATCCCGGAGTCCTGCCTCCTGATTGGCGTCGGCCTCATCGTCGGCGCCATCATGCACTCAGTCAAAGAGGAACCCCCTGCCGTTCTCAATTCTAATGTCTTCTTCCTCTACATGCTCCCACCCATCGTCCTGGACAACGGCTACTTCATGCCAACGAGGCCTTTTTTCGAAAACTTTGGCACGGTGCTGTGGTACGCCGTGGTGGGAACCCTGTGGAACAGTGTCGGCATCGGGCTTTCCCTCTTCGCCATCTGCCAGTTTGAGGTGTTCGGAGTTCAAGATATCAGCCTGCAGGTCAGTTAAAGTCCACTGACTCGAAGGTTAaaggtgatgtgtgtgtttttgatgcaaTGTCTGTGACATTTATGTCAAGGAATTgactttaattttcttttcgcatcagcaaaacaaaaacttaaagCACCAGAGTTGTAAATCTGCAATGCATGACACTGTTGGAGGGAATCTGGGCATGCTCCCTCTCCTCTATGACTCTTCTCAGAGGACTGAGAGTGGCACAAACACTATATGCATCAAGGTTTAGCATTCCTTTATAAAAACTGCACTACTGCAATGCACTATTGGGCTatacagagcttttattttgaagtgccatgtCCTGCTGtagacaacatggccaaacgcaagggtgacactgaatattttaaactgtgtggaccttgaacgaATGACTAAGGAGGTGCTCCACTTCTACAGAGAGGGACAGGTAGAGGGGaaccagagacagagaaagaaaagacaaaacacacgCATACGTGGTGTGCAACGGAGTGCTCCAGGAATAATGTTTTGTAGgtaaaagtttatgatactgaaggccctgacacaccaagccgacggttggCTGTCGGTCAaactctatgtgtcagccctgtgatagtctggccacctgtccagggtgtaccaaGCCCTGAGCCCAACGTCAGCTCCAACAGGACCCCAACAgaataagcggttacggaaaatgaatgaatgttaacTGATGGATTCATTGTTTGCCACCCTTCCTCTCTGCAGGAGAACTTACTGTTTGCCTCCATCATCTCGGCCGTGGACCCCGTGGCTGCTCTGAATGTGTTCGAGGACATCGGAGTCAATGAGCAGTTATATATCGTCATATTTGGAGAGGGGCTCTTCAACGATGGTGTCACTGTGGTGAGTACAGGAAACGTTTTCCACAAAACCAGATTGTTGTGCCGTCTAGCCGGTAGTATTATTCGTGTAACATGAGCCTAGAAATCCACTGGTATTGTGGAATTTGAAGTAACACAGGTAGATATAGTCTCTTCCTGGTCTTGAAGTTTTCCTTAGAGTTTGGATATAACATTGTCCATTATTTGAGTTAtctcacagtttgaaaacgTGGTCAAGAGGAATCTATCGGCAAAGGAATCTATCGGCAAAACATTTAGCAAGTGACTTAAATTTTGGGGGCTGCTATTGCCCAGAAGTCAACACTATGTCAGTAGATCCCATATTTCTCTGCTGGAGGCTTGTATAATTGTGAAAGAAACTGCCTTGCCTGAGGGGGATGACATGGACTGGATCTGTGTGCAGATTTCCCTCAGTCTAGTTTGGCCAGTTCCCTGCTGCCGAATGACAACGTCAACTCTTAAAAACCTGCCTTTGCTTTGGCTGGGCTTCAACTGAGAGTCAACTTTCATTCAACACTTCCTGCCACCAATCGTCTTTATTTGTATCTTGTCCCCAAAAGAAAAGTAGTAAACACTGGACATGTCATTGTTGAAACAAATCATGTTGGCGCATGATCTCTAAACAGTTTCAATCAAAGATTCTTGAGATTGTTGGAGAGTGGTTGAACCAGCTTGACAACATCAGTGTGTGAACCAAAGTTTACATAATTGAAACCCTTCATCCTGCCTACTGATCCTCTTaatctgtctctccctccctccaggTGCTTTACAATATGTTTTCCTTTCTGGCCGACATGCTCGTCATTGAATCCACCGATGTCTTTCTGGGAGTGGCCAGGTTCTTCATTGTGGCGGCCGGAGGCATGCTCTTTGGCCTTCTGTTTGGATTTGTTGCTGCGTTCACCACGCGCTTCACCCACAATGTCCGTCAGATCGAGCCGCTCTTCGTCTTCATGTACAGCTACCTGGCGTACCTGGTGGCTGAGTGTTTTGCCATCTCCAGCGTGTTGGCGTAAGTGAAGGCCACACCCAAAAGCCTGCAAAGTACTTGACGGTGGAAGAAGCATTCAGACCATTCACTCAGATGAAAGTATCAATACCATTGTGTGAAAATATTCCATTCCAAGTAAAAGCCTTTTAAGTGAAATATACTTGaaattttaaaagtaaaagaacTCATGCAAAATGACCCCTTTCAGAGGATCTTATAAAAACTGCAGACACTGATTTttgggagccagaagtgaccataaaTGGACGAGAGGATGAAGCTAACTCTTttgctagctgttagcttggttagcatggtgcatttacaccatttacattttatggttaactgtgctaatgctaatgccagacacagcaaaacaaaaggcTCAAAGGCTACACGCACAAGACGCTAAGACTAACtgacactgagagaaaacatgacacacactaaacactaaATACATTCTTTAGCTGTGTTTATCTGCTGTTTGTGCAACTCGCTCCTCCACTTCGTTTCCCGCCCTCTGAGTGTGGCGTTACTTCAAAGCATCGCTCACTGTCATGGAGGTGTAACAAGGTGTAAAGGTGCTCGCTCAACATTCCCAGCATTCTGGAAACAGGACAGAGTGCAGTGAAGACAGAGGGAAGTGGGACAAGTGTAAAGGCAGTGAATGCAAAATGTATGTCAAATATTTAAATGATagggctgttgttgttgttaatttgTATTGGTATTGAAATCTGTTTTAATTTATCTGCTTCCAGAGACAAACTTGTCCGTGTTTTCTCCCTCCCTGCAGCATTATAACATGTGCCATCGCCATGAAGTACTACGTGGAGGAGAACGTATCCCAGAGATCCTGCACCACCATCCGCCATGTTGTCAAGATGCTCGCCACCGTCTCCGAAACcctcatcttcttcttcctcgGTGTCGTGACCATAACGACCGAGCACGAGTGGAACTGGGCCTACATCCTGTTTACGCTGCTGTTCGCCTTCATCTGGAGAGGGTTTGGTGAGAGCCtgaatttaaaggaatactccccccccccccccccccccaaatgaccatctGAGTATCCGTAACCCACCGCGCGtgttgttgaatttgtgaagaagacTTTGTTGTCATTCagaatttctgacattttggattcttcgtttgcCGATGGTATGCGAGAACAGCAACGTTTTCTTCAGAAAAGAGTGTAGTGTTCCTTTAGATCAAAAAGATCGTCACAATTAAGATTAATTGTCGTTCCAGGCATCTTGGTGCTGACCCAGATCATCAACCCGTTCCGTACCATCCAGTTCAACTTCAAGGACCAGTTTGGTCTCTCCTACGGGGGCCTGCGAGGGGCAGTCTGCTTCGCCCTGGCCTTCACTTTGCCTGATAACATCAAGAGGAAGAACCTGTTTGTCACAGCATCAATTGCTGTTATTATATTCACCGTTTTCTtacaggtatatatatatataaaggaTATTTATTCAGCTTTTGTCTTAAATAACTTTTACAGTTAACTGCCTCTGTTAATGTCACCAATATACACACTTAGCGCCAAATATAAGCACTAATAATTGTTGGGTTTATTATGAAACATCTTTTCAGGGCATCAGCATCCGTCCCATAGTAGAATGTATTAACATCAGGAAATCCAACAAAGACATCAACACCATCAACGAGGAGATTCACACCAGGGCAAGTAACTTTGAAGTTATGTCAAATTGCCCATGTACGGAAGCGCATTGCATtctcttaattaaaaaaattgcCTTGTTTTTATGAATTACCAAGATCATAAGCCTGTAaattctcttttcctttttctttgtgAGAGTATTATCTCGTTAATTTAGAAAAACatgagcagatttttttcccatagAATTTCTTCTCATAACTTTGCAATAGTAATCTCAGTAATTCAGACAAAAAGAGGGCaaatacttttttacttttttctccaTGAAAACTTCTCATAATTTAAATATTATCCCATTAATTTTTAGCAAAGGGTGACAATTTTTGTTTCCCATTAAacattcttgtattttattGAACATTTCTGCAATAATAATGTCATAATTCGGAAAAACAGGGCAAATATTTTACCCCATGATActttaacatatatatataatttggcaataataataatttcatcaATTtagaaaaatacttaaaaaatacTTCTAAAATAGTCttgttaatttattaaaaaaaggcaaatatttttctttctatgaaacattaaaataattttagaaaaataatcttgataatttggaaaaaacaaaacaaagatttatTTCCATTAAACTTTCTCATAATTCTGGAATAATAATCTCAATAATTtagaaaaatacttaaaaaatacTTGAAAGACTTTATTTTTccccataaaaaaaaacataattgagATGTAATCCTATTAATTTCGAAAAATGAAAACCTCATAATTTTGAGATAATCTTGTTAGAGAAACAGaacattttttcccttttaatcTTTCTCGTAATTCTGAGATAATCTGGTTAATATGGAAAAACAGGGCAAATATTTACCCCATGAAACTCTCATAATTtggcaataataataaagtcattaatttagaaaaatactttaaaaatacTTCTAAAATAATCTTtgtaatttataaaaaaaaagaaaaatatttttctttctatGAGACATTATAATAATTTTAGAAAGATAATCTTGTTAATCTGGAAAAACAGTGCAAATATTTATTTCCATTAAACTTTCTCATAATTCTGGAATAATAATCTCATTAATTtagaaaaatacttaaaaatactTCTAAAATAATCTTgttaatttataaaaaaaaaaaaggcaaatgtttttctttctatgAAACATTATAATAATTTTAGAAAGATAATCTC contains:
- the LOC125884663 gene encoding sodium/hydrogen exchanger 2-like; the protein is MGTFVLLEAKTERGVLCMLLLLFLCCFGGKCELQEPKPSEPTNFAGVQPFHHELDGPQPYPEEERGHLPVFTMDYPRIQVPFEFTLWVLLASFAKIGFHIYHKITIWIPESCLLIGVGLIVGAIMHSVKEEPPAVLNSNVFFLYMLPPIVLDNGYFMPTRPFFENFGTVLWYAVVGTLWNSVGIGLSLFAICQFEVFGVQDISLQENLLFASIISAVDPVAALNVFEDIGVNEQLYIVIFGEGLFNDGVTVVLYNMFSFLADMLVIESTDVFLGVARFFIVAAGGMLFGLLFGFVAAFTTRFTHNVRQIEPLFVFMYSYLAYLVAECFAISSVLAIITCAIAMKYYVEENVSQRSCTTIRHVVKMLATVSETLIFFFLGVVTITTEHEWNWAYILFTLLFAFIWRGFGILVLTQIINPFRTIQFNFKDQFGLSYGGLRGAVCFALAFTLPDNIKRKNLFVTASIAVIIFTVFLQGISIRPIVECINIRKSNKDINTINEEIHTRMMEHVLCGIEDLCGQWSHYYWKDKFKKFNDRVLRRILVRDNRAESSIVSLYKKLELQNAIGLLDTPMGDLSAAPSVVSLYDERKEASRPKKSFMADDVRKMHDILSKNMYKIRQKTMAYTNKYNLPDDSRTREILIRRHASIRRSLRAESFRDAPARNIPRSQRYYSLQPGGDLEAAFTLRRRSHGGSGDVDNLPAHLQASGVSPRSSSRSLVPMRRLNTINESRSPHSPPPVSGQVDGDEDSERTGEREGPVRPPRLPPPRGWVPENQDPTENGAGNSLLRNLPQDSRGSGRS